A genomic region of Manihot esculenta cultivar AM560-2 chromosome 15, M.esculenta_v8, whole genome shotgun sequence contains the following coding sequences:
- the LOC110602303 gene encoding heterogeneous nuclear ribonucleoprotein 1 codes for MDPQDQDAITGGEADHNADEIKSQSHTGDGASPGKIFIGGLARETTSAQFVKHFGKYGEITDSVIMKDRKTGQPRGFGFVTYADPSVVDQVIQDVHIINGKQVEIKRTIPKGAIGSKDFKTKKIFVGGIPAAVTEDEFKEFFAQYGEVIEHQIMRDHSTNRSRGFGFITFDSEQSVDDLLAKGNKLELAGSQVEIKKAEPKKANPPPPPSKRYNDSRPGFGGGYGDGYDGYGGSSFGGGAYRSGGVYGGRASAYSEYNGGEFGGYGGYGGGGIGAYRGDPSYGYSGRYGGGFTRGYDLRGGYGGPGEGYGGYGSGIGGGGGYGSGGSSSGGGSGMGYGGGSYDTGLGGGYGGSSGGSFYGSRGGYGGAGGSRYHPYGR; via the exons ATGGACCCGCAAGACCAAGATGCAATTACTGGTGGAGAAGCCGACCATAACGCGGATGAGATTAAGTCTCAATCTCACACTGGAGACGGAGCTAGTCCTGG GAAAATTTTCATTGGAGGCTTAGCCAGGGAGACTACTTCTG CACAATTTGTCAAACACTTTGGTAAATATGGTGAAATTACTGATTCTGTTATAATGAAGGACCGGAAGACTGGACAACCCCGTGGTTTTGGGTTCGTGACCTATGCAGATCCCTCAGTTGTTGATCAAGTTATTCAGGATGTACATATTATTAATGGGAAACAA GTGGAGATCAAGCGAACGATACCAAAGGGAGCTATTGGATCTAAGGATTTCAAGACCAAAAAGATTTTCGTTGGTGGAATTCCAGCAGCTGTGACTGAAG ATGAGTTCAAGGAATTCTTTGCACAATATGGTGAGGTTATTGAACACCAGATCATGCGGGACCACTCTACCAACCGCTCTCGTGGCTTTGGATTTATTACATTTGACTCAGAGCAGTCTGTGGATGACCTTTTGGCCAAAGGAAATAAGCTTGAGTTAGCCGGAAGTCAG GTGGAGATTAAGAAGGCTGAGCCAAAGAAGGCCAACCCTCCACCACCGCCTTCTAAGCGTTATAATGATTCAAGGCCTGGATTTGGGGGTGGATATGGGGATGGATATGATGGATATGGAGGCAGTAGCTTTGGTGGTGGTGCTTATAGGTCAGGTGGAGTCTATGGAGGTAGAGCTAGCGCTTATAGTGAATATAATGGGGGGGAATTTGGTGGATATGGAGGATATGGAGGTGGTGGCATTGGGGCTTATAGAGGGGATCCCTCCTATGGATATTCAGGTCGTTATGGAGGAGGCTTTACCAGGGGTTATGATTTACGAGGTGGTTATGGTGGCCCTGGTGAGGGTTATGGTGGATATGGCAGTGGcattggtggtggtggtggatatGGCAGCGGTGGCAGTAGTAGTGGTGGTGGATCAGGCATGGGATATGGAGGAGGCAGCTATGACACTGGTCTCGGGGGTGGATATGGAGGTAGTAGTGGAGGTTCCTTTTATGGAAGTAGAGGGGGATATGGTGGTGCGGGTGGCAGTAGATACCATCCTTATGGGAGGTAG
- the LOC110601955 gene encoding uncharacterized protein LOC110601955 isoform X2 — MAMASCNIGTCKKTPVLHLSCRKKERDHFHPYKVIEITPPPKNLGIRCFPPNLQCGESVTIEGQAYTIAAVTYRYQLRKGKYESSEKRLDVLSTGRYILNLYLENLLEQS, encoded by the exons atggcaATGGCTTCGTGCAATATTGGAACATGTAAGAAG ACACCAGTTCTTCATCTATCTTGTAGAAAGAAGGAAAGAGATCATTTCCATCCATATAAAGTCATAGAAATTACCCCTCCCCCCAAGAATCTTGGCATCCGCTGCTTTCCCCCT AACTTGCAATGTGGGGAGAGTGTGACAATCGAAGGCCAAGCATATACCATTGCGGCTGTCACTTACCGATACCAGCTTCGCAAGGGGAAGTATGAGTCCAGTGAGAAGAGGCTAGATGTTTTGTCCACAGGAAGATACATCTTGAACTTGTATTTAGAAAATTTGCTAGAACAATCTTAA
- the LOC110601955 gene encoding uncharacterized protein LOC110601955 isoform X1 — MAMASCNIGTCKKTPVLHLSCRKKERDHFHPYKVIEITPPPKNLGIRCFPPSDSTITHQKQGSEVTFRQPSMLVRLYEHLNPLDAQEELAMWGECDNRRPSIYHCGCHLPIPASQGEV, encoded by the exons atggcaATGGCTTCGTGCAATATTGGAACATGTAAGAAG ACACCAGTTCTTCATCTATCTTGTAGAAAGAAGGAAAGAGATCATTTCCATCCATATAAAGTCATAGAAATTACCCCTCCCCCCAAGAATCTTGGCATCCGCTGCTTTCCCCCT TCAGATTCCACTATCACACATCAAAAGCAAGGCTCTGAAGTAACATTCAGACAGCCCTCAATGCTTGTGCGTCTATATGAACATCTCAATCCTCTTGATGCTCAAGAAG AACTTGCAATGTGGGGAGAGTGTGACAATCGAAGGCCAAGCATATACCATTGCGGCTGTCACTTACCGATACCAGCTTCGCAAGGGGAAGTATGA